In Synechocystis sp. PCC 6714, the following are encoded in one genomic region:
- the rpmH gene encoding 50S ribosomal protein L34 — MTQRTLGGTNRKQKRTSGFRARMRTHNGRKVIQARRSKGRHRLAV; from the coding sequence ATGACCCAACGAACCCTCGGCGGAACTAACCGCAAACAAAAACGTACTTCCGGTTTCCGGGCCAGAATGCGTACCCATAACGGCCGGAAAGTTATTCAGGCTCGCCGGAGCAAGGGTCGCCATCGCTTGGCCGTATAA
- the rnpA gene encoding ribonuclease P protein component: MGLPKSLRLKHWQDFQTVYQQGRRYRHSNLLMRVLGDRPGDQSRFGITVSQKVSKKATARNRLKRKIRAVIHHLRPQIQPGFDVVIIVLPQGIGCNYERFLRELEQLFSQAGIINHGHSRNHLL, encoded by the coding sequence GTGGGACTACCCAAATCGCTGCGCCTAAAACACTGGCAAGATTTCCAGACCGTTTATCAACAAGGTAGGCGGTATCGCCACAGCAACTTACTAATGCGGGTCCTAGGCGATCGCCCGGGGGACCAGAGCCGCTTTGGCATCACCGTTAGCCAAAAAGTCAGTAAGAAGGCCACGGCCAGAAATCGCCTTAAACGTAAGATCCGCGCCGTCATCCACCATCTCCGGCCCCAAATTCAGCCGGGCTTCGATGTGGTGATCATCGTCTTGCCCCAAGGCATTGGGTGCAATTATGAACGTTTTTTGCGAGAATTAGAGCAGTTATTTAGCCAAGCCGGGATCATTAACCATGGGCATTCGAGAAACCACCTACTATGA
- a CDS encoding PH domain-containing protein: MGIRETTYYEGGPHIGDLIVNILLGFTVIFLPLTIGAIVRAIWLRYKITDRRISVTGGWMGKDRTDIVYGEVAKMIKMPRGIGIWGDIVVTLNDRSRLELRAMPNFREVYDYMAERVADKTGRPLEAITQQ, translated from the coding sequence ATGGGCATTCGAGAAACCACCTACTATGAGGGCGGCCCCCACATCGGGGACCTAATAGTTAACATCCTATTAGGGTTCACCGTCATCTTTCTCCCTTTGACCATCGGGGCGATCGTCCGGGCTATCTGGCTCCGCTACAAAATTACCGATCGCCGTATTTCCGTCACCGGCGGTTGGATGGGGAAAGACCGCACCGACATCGTTTACGGTGAAGTAGCCAAAATGATTAAAATGCCCAGGGGCATCGGCATTTGGGGAGACATTGTTGTTACCCTCAATGACCGTTCCCGGTTGGAACTGCGGGCTATGCCCAACTTCCGCGAGGTATACGACTATATGGCAGAACGGGTTGCCGACAAAACCGGCCGTCCCCTGGAAGCAATCACCCAGCAGTAG
- the yidC gene encoding membrane protein insertase YidC has translation MDFGIGFISTNIMLPILDFFFGIVHSYGFAIIALTLVIRLALYPLSAGQIRNMRKMRITQPLMKERQEEIQKRYKDDPAKQQEEMAKVMKEFGNPLAGCLPLLLQMPILFALFATLRGSPFSDINYTVDLQILPQEQVERIVPQTFSTKPQNIYVDEALHYPIAVFLPGGKMLGVGEKAQLEIQSTEGKTFSQVIPEKNSQVLNPTYSVTKGEDRVSVNPDGTIEALVPGDATVQVTIPGIAARTGFLFIKALGQVGVTGENGEVNWDILGMIIFFGFSIYLNQELSGASGGGAANAQAQQQQTINKITPILFSGMFLFFPLPAGVLMYIVMANVFQTVQTLILMREPLPENLQKLLDEQQKANQGRESLPFEKKSSKKKEKTS, from the coding sequence ATGGATTTTGGTATCGGTTTTATTTCGACAAATATCATGCTGCCGATCCTAGATTTTTTCTTTGGGATTGTGCACAGCTATGGTTTTGCTATTATTGCCCTCACATTGGTAATTCGTTTAGCACTTTATCCCCTCAGCGCGGGCCAAATTCGCAATATGCGGAAAATGCGAATCACCCAACCTTTGATGAAAGAGCGCCAGGAAGAAATCCAAAAACGCTACAAAGACGATCCAGCCAAACAGCAGGAAGAAATGGCCAAAGTTATGAAGGAATTTGGCAACCCCCTGGCTGGGTGTCTGCCTCTGCTCCTGCAAATGCCCATTTTGTTTGCCCTCTTTGCTACCCTACGGGGCTCACCCTTTTCCGACATTAACTACACCGTTGACCTGCAAATATTGCCCCAAGAACAGGTGGAGCGCATCGTTCCCCAAACTTTCTCCACCAAGCCCCAAAATATCTACGTCGATGAAGCCCTCCATTACCCCATTGCTGTTTTTCTCCCCGGAGGTAAAATGCTTGGGGTAGGGGAAAAAGCCCAGTTGGAAATCCAAAGCACCGAAGGCAAAACCTTTAGTCAAGTAATTCCGGAAAAAAATAGCCAAGTTTTAAATCCTACCTATAGCGTTACTAAAGGCGAAGACCGCGTTAGCGTTAACCCCGATGGCACCATTGAAGCCCTCGTACCTGGTGATGCCACCGTTCAAGTAACTATCCCCGGCATTGCTGCCCGTACCGGTTTTCTCTTCATCAAAGCCCTGGGCCAGGTAGGGGTAACGGGTGAAAACGGAGAGGTCAACTGGGATATCTTGGGCATGATTATTTTCTTTGGTTTCAGCATTTACCTGAACCAGGAATTATCCGGTGCCTCCGGGGGAGGGGCCGCCAACGCCCAGGCCCAACAGCAACAGACCATCAACAAAATTACCCCCATTTTGTTCAGTGGAATGTTTCTGTTCTTCCCCTTGCCCGCTGGAGTTTTAATGTACATTGTCATGGCCAATGTTTTCCAGACAGTGCAAACCCTCATTTTGATGCGGGAGCCGTTACCGGAAAATTTGCAAAAATTGTTGGATGAACAGCAAAAGGCTAACCAGGGTCGGGAGTCCTTACCTTTTGAGAAAAAAAGCAGCAAAAAGAAGGAAAAAACATCTTAA
- a CDS encoding R3H domain-containing nucleic acid-binding protein — MEKIVTQAQVWLEQLLNLMGFPSSVAIAAGKENTLTMGPWLVIDEKGLSPEQIERLLAENGLALDAIQYLLNASLRPAVVESSVNFTPITVELAEFRSRRQLELISLSETAAQRVRETHEPVEMADMTAADRRQVHSFFEGSQDLETESQGYEPHRRLVIRPRR; from the coding sequence ATGGAAAAGATAGTCACCCAAGCTCAGGTCTGGCTCGAACAACTACTCAATTTGATGGGCTTTCCCAGTTCCGTTGCCATAGCGGCGGGTAAGGAAAATACCTTAACCATGGGTCCTTGGTTGGTGATTGACGAAAAAGGTCTATCTCCCGAGCAGATTGAGCGATTGCTGGCAGAGAATGGCTTGGCCCTTGACGCCATCCAGTATCTACTCAATGCTTCCCTGCGCCCCGCTGTGGTGGAAAGTAGTGTGAACTTCACCCCCATTACGGTGGAGCTGGCGGAATTTAGATCCCGCCGACAGTTGGAGCTGATTTCCCTGTCAGAAACGGCCGCCCAGAGGGTGAGGGAAACCCATGAGCCAGTGGAAATGGCTGATATGACTGCGGCCGATCGCCGTCAGGTGCATAGCTTTTTCGAAGGTTCCCAGGATTTGGAAACGGAGAGTCAAGGTTACGAACCCCATCGCCGGTTAGTGATTCGTCCCCGGCGTTAA
- a CDS encoding J domain-containing protein, protein MSLFPIKQGLFSYDVVDHHAILGCPLDATPQEIRKSYLNIAFQLHPDTSKASNDEERALAAKLFSKFVNPAYEVLTRDNDRKEHLLVLQQTVSNLAGIGEPTFSSGESQQLRGAKQNLELVYRKVVTPLGKGLYGDFKTVFPKIAQLSEYNLIFLMVKGEIGSSPPVYQKSVSPKETLTPVALERSPQAQNIGSAPNATASPPEAISPFEKSLRRAQENFDRRQYDKAIAELKSALKTDPKNAQAHCLLGMAYLKNNMMTMAKVHIGSAVKLAPDDPKVMAAKKELAKHTSVGGSQGGAKSSQGGLFGGLFGGKKK, encoded by the coding sequence ATGAGTCTATTTCCCATCAAGCAAGGCCTGTTTAGTTATGACGTAGTTGACCACCACGCCATTCTGGGCTGTCCTCTAGATGCGACCCCCCAGGAAATTCGTAAAAGTTACCTCAATATCGCCTTTCAATTACATCCTGACACATCAAAGGCAAGCAATGACGAAGAGCGGGCCTTGGCAGCCAAACTTTTTTCCAAATTTGTTAATCCTGCCTACGAAGTTCTGACCAGGGACAATGACCGCAAAGAACATTTACTCGTTCTTCAGCAGACCGTGAGCAACCTTGCTGGCATAGGGGAGCCAACTTTTAGCAGTGGGGAGTCCCAGCAACTCCGGGGGGCAAAACAAAATTTGGAGCTGGTTTATCGTAAAGTAGTTACCCCTTTGGGCAAGGGGCTTTACGGAGATTTCAAAACGGTTTTTCCCAAGATTGCCCAACTGAGTGAATATAATCTAATTTTTTTAATGGTCAAAGGAGAAATCGGCTCTTCCCCACCGGTCTATCAAAAAAGTGTTTCCCCCAAAGAAACATTGACCCCCGTGGCGTTGGAACGATCACCCCAGGCCCAGAATATTGGTTCAGCTCCAAATGCCACAGCCTCCCCCCCGGAAGCCATCTCCCCCTTTGAAAAAAGTTTACGGCGGGCCCAGGAGAACTTCGATCGCCGTCAGTATGACAAAGCCATTGCTGAGTTGAAATCGGCCCTAAAAACCGACCCGAAAAATGCCCAGGCCCATTGTTTACTGGGCATGGCTTATCTAAAAAATAATATGATGACCATGGCCAAGGTACACATTGGTTCAGCGGTCAAGCTAGCCCCCGATGACCCCAAAGTTATGGCGGCTAAAAAAGAATTGGCTAAGCACACCAGTGTCGGCGGTAGTCAAGGGGGCGCTAAGTCAAGCCAAGGCGGTTTATTCGGTGGTTTATTCGGCGGCAAGAAGAAATAA
- a CDS encoding ABC transporter ATP-binding protein produces the protein MELAPEIKAAVVTQGLTKHFDRQGAVTNVDLTIPEGAVYGLIGPNGAGKTTLIRMLATAEEPTRGEIYLFGDRLMAGSDNLRIKQYLGYLPDDYPLYEDLSVEDYLDYFARLYHLKNPSRRRRIQEVLELVQLTSKRHSRIDSLSRGMKQRLSLARTIIHEPILLLLDEPVSGLDPLARQQFRDIIRVLQSAGMTILISSHVLSDLAELCTAIGVMELGCLVESTTLEDLYSRLGQRTITITLLGGTEQLQDCLRSQPGVEDWQINYDQGEQAKSSQGIHCSVIFSGSPQESANLLKNLVYAGCQVSQFHCQQEDLESIFLKLGHQQVS, from the coding sequence ATGGAATTAGCACCGGAAATCAAGGCCGCTGTGGTTACCCAAGGTTTGACTAAACACTTCGATCGCCAGGGGGCGGTGACCAATGTGGATTTAACCATTCCAGAGGGGGCGGTGTACGGGTTGATTGGCCCCAACGGTGCGGGTAAAACCACCCTCATTCGTATGTTAGCTACGGCGGAGGAACCCACTAGGGGAGAAATTTATTTGTTTGGCGATCGCCTGATGGCAGGGTCGGACAACCTGAGAATTAAGCAATATTTGGGTTATTTACCGGACGATTATCCCCTTTACGAAGACCTGAGCGTAGAGGATTATTTGGACTATTTTGCCCGGCTCTATCACCTCAAAAATCCTAGCCGTCGTCGCCGCATTCAGGAAGTGTTGGAGTTGGTGCAACTGACCAGCAAACGCCACAGTCGCATTGACAGCCTTTCCCGGGGCATGAAACAACGGCTGAGTTTAGCCCGCACCATCATCCATGAACCGATTTTACTGCTTCTGGATGAACCGGTTTCTGGGCTCGATCCCCTGGCTCGCCAACAATTCCGGGACATTATTCGGGTACTGCAATCGGCGGGTATGACCATTCTCATTTCTTCCCATGTGCTCAGCGATTTAGCGGAACTCTGCACGGCGATCGGAGTAATGGAACTGGGTTGTTTGGTGGAAAGCACTACCCTGGAAGACTTATACAGCCGCCTGGGACAACGTACCATCACTATTACGTTACTAGGGGGCACAGAACAATTGCAGGATTGCCTCCGCAGTCAACCCGGTGTGGAGGATTGGCAGATAAACTATGACCAGGGAGAGCAGGCAAAGTCTAGCCAAGGCATTCACTGTTCAGTTATTTTTTCCGGTTCCCCCCAAGAGAGTGCTAATCTGCTCAAAAACTTGGTTTATGCTGGTTGTCAAGTGAGCCAATTCCATTGCCAACAGGAGGATTTGGAGAGTATTTTCCTCAAACTAGGACATCAACAGGTTTCTTGA
- the dnaG gene encoding DNA primase produces the protein MDNPRLHPDTIQEIKQKIDIVEIIGDYVVLKKRGRDYIGLCPFHDEKSPSFSVSPAKQMYYCFGCGAGGNAFNFLMELGKRSFTDVALDLARRYQVPIQTLEPEQKQELQRQLSLREQLYEIMAVAAGFYHHTLFQPQGQEALDYLHQKRHLSPATIQQFQLGYAPDSWETLYRYLVEQKRYPVAAVEQAGLIKVRQSGTGYYDQFRHRLMIPIRDVQGRAIAFGSRTLGNDEPKYLNSPETPLFHKSKNLFGLDQAKSAIQKVDEAILVEGYFDVIALHESGIKQTVAALGTALSRDQIQSLMRFSQSKQIIFNFDADKAGVNATQRAIQEIEPLVYSGQVNLRILNLPAGKDADEFIHSSPENREIYQTLVKEAPLWIDWQIQQLTKQKKLKNPLDFEQVARGMVAILKRLTDQNKRAYYLQFCGEILSQGNSQLISLQVNNLLSQLKYGDASDQSKPRNWQVKDPASSLLEKAEALLLRIYLHCPQERVTIDQILLENDLLFSFAHHRLLWQKIDQVREHFNLATDPDNQLPLLVQLAYLEQEENFTGVESLFQLTETSAEELFRANVRIPEAIAIMEKAPWETYQQHCFSKLQQLDPRTQAEDFRYYQQQWQRARQEIQRLDSQRLNQPD, from the coding sequence ATGGATAACCCCCGCCTCCACCCAGATACCATCCAAGAAATTAAGCAAAAAATAGATATTGTTGAAATCATCGGCGATTATGTGGTGCTCAAGAAAAGAGGGCGGGATTACATTGGTCTGTGTCCTTTCCACGACGAAAAATCCCCCAGCTTTAGTGTGAGTCCAGCCAAGCAAATGTATTACTGTTTTGGCTGCGGGGCCGGGGGCAATGCATTCAACTTTCTGATGGAATTGGGCAAACGCTCTTTTACGGATGTAGCTCTGGATTTAGCCCGCCGGTATCAAGTTCCGATTCAAACCCTGGAGCCGGAGCAAAAACAAGAACTGCAACGACAACTATCTTTGCGGGAACAACTTTACGAAATTATGGCGGTGGCCGCTGGTTTTTATCACCATACTCTTTTTCAACCCCAAGGCCAGGAAGCATTGGATTATTTACACCAAAAACGTCATTTATCGCCAGCGACAATTCAGCAATTTCAGTTGGGTTATGCCCCCGATAGCTGGGAAACCCTTTACCGTTATTTAGTCGAACAAAAACGTTACCCCGTAGCAGCGGTGGAGCAGGCGGGATTAATTAAGGTTAGGCAATCTGGCACTGGATATTATGATCAATTTCGCCACCGTTTAATGATTCCCATTCGGGACGTCCAGGGAAGAGCCATTGCTTTTGGTAGCAGAACCTTGGGCAACGATGAGCCAAAATATCTCAACTCTCCTGAAACACCCCTATTCCATAAAAGCAAAAATTTGTTTGGTTTAGACCAAGCTAAAAGTGCAATTCAGAAAGTCGATGAAGCGATTTTAGTGGAAGGTTATTTTGACGTTATTGCTCTGCACGAAAGCGGTATTAAACAAACTGTGGCGGCCCTGGGCACAGCCCTAAGTCGAGACCAGATACAAAGCCTGATGAGGTTTAGTCAATCTAAGCAAATTATTTTTAATTTTGATGCGGATAAAGCAGGAGTTAATGCTACCCAGAGGGCAATCCAGGAGATTGAACCGTTAGTGTACAGCGGCCAAGTTAATTTGCGTATCTTGAATTTGCCGGCGGGAAAAGATGCGGATGAATTTATCCATAGTAGCCCTGAAAACAGAGAAATTTACCAAACTTTAGTCAAAGAAGCTCCCCTGTGGATAGATTGGCAAATTCAACAATTGACTAAACAAAAAAAACTGAAAAATCCCCTAGACTTTGAACAAGTAGCGAGGGGGATGGTGGCCATTTTAAAGCGCTTAACTGATCAAAATAAACGGGCTTATTATCTACAGTTTTGTGGAGAAATTTTGAGCCAGGGGAACAGCCAATTGATCAGTTTACAAGTTAATAATTTGTTGAGCCAGCTAAAGTATGGTGATGCTTCTGATCAGAGCAAACCGAGAAATTGGCAAGTTAAAGATCCCGCTAGCAGTTTATTGGAAAAAGCAGAGGCTCTCCTGTTAAGAATTTATCTCCACTGTCCCCAAGAACGGGTAACTATTGATCAAATTCTGTTAGAAAATGATCTCCTGTTTAGTTTTGCTCACCACCGTCTACTCTGGCAAAAAATTGACCAGGTGCGGGAGCATTTCAATCTGGCCACTGACCCTGATAACCAATTGCCCCTGTTGGTTCAGCTAGCTTATCTGGAACAGGAGGAAAACTTTACTGGGGTTGAGTCTCTTTTTCAACTGACGGAAACCAGTGCGGAAGAATTATTTCGGGCTAACGTCCGCATCCCAGAGGCGATCGCCATTATGGAAAAGGCTCCTTGGGAAACCTACCAGCAACATTGCTTTAGCAAATTACAGCAATTGGATCCCCGCACCCAGGCGGAAGATTTTCGTTACTACCAACAACAGTGGCAAAGAGCTCGTCAAGAAATCCAACGGCTAGATAGTCAAAGGCTCAATCAACCGGATTAA
- a CDS encoding S1 RNA-binding domain-containing protein, giving the protein MPSPPNSAAFSLDEFAKALDKHDYHAEKGQTVHGKVCQHANEGVYVDFGGKSPGFVPVQELGLRPHAEIEESFPLESAWDFLVTSDQNDEGQVRLSRRQLQIQQSWENIAELEDTGKTLEMVVTGTNKGGVVGDVEGLRGFIPRSHLIHKDDMEALVGQVLKAHILEANQDNNKLVLTQRRIQQAESMGKIAAGNIYEGKVAKIQPYGVFVEIEGVTGLLHVSQVSGTRVDYLNTLFTFGQTISVYVQEIDEYKNRISLSTRILETYPGELVEKFDEMMADAPNRLPLVQSKQNLSDKQEQLEKN; this is encoded by the coding sequence ATGCCTTCTCCCCCCAACAGTGCGGCCTTTTCCCTCGATGAATTTGCTAAGGCCCTAGATAAACACGATTACCATGCTGAAAAGGGCCAAACCGTCCACGGCAAGGTCTGTCAGCATGCCAATGAAGGTGTTTATGTGGATTTCGGCGGTAAATCCCCCGGCTTTGTCCCTGTGCAGGAATTAGGCTTACGGCCCCACGCAGAAATTGAAGAAAGCTTCCCCCTCGAAAGTGCCTGGGATTTTCTCGTCACCAGTGATCAGAACGACGAAGGTCAGGTGCGGCTTTCCCGTCGTCAATTACAAATTCAGCAATCCTGGGAAAACATAGCGGAGCTCGAAGACACTGGCAAAACCCTGGAAATGGTGGTCACCGGCACCAATAAAGGGGGCGTAGTCGGCGACGTGGAAGGACTGCGGGGCTTCATTCCCCGATCGCACCTAATACACAAAGATGACATGGAAGCTTTGGTGGGACAAGTGCTAAAAGCCCACATCCTTGAGGCCAACCAGGATAACAATAAATTGGTGCTGACTCAGCGGCGTATTCAACAGGCGGAGTCCATGGGCAAAATTGCGGCGGGCAATATCTACGAGGGCAAAGTGGCTAAAATCCAACCCTATGGAGTGTTTGTGGAAATCGAAGGGGTAACGGGTTTACTCCATGTCAGCCAAGTGAGCGGCACCAGGGTTGATTACCTTAACACTCTCTTCACCTTTGGCCAAACCATTAGTGTCTATGTCCAAGAAATTGATGAGTACAAAAACCGCATTTCCCTTTCCACCCGTATTTTGGAAACCTATCCAGGGGAATTGGTGGAAAAATTTGATGAAATGATGGCCGATGCCCCCAATCGGTTACCCCTGGTGCAGTCTAAGCAAAATCTCAGCGATAAACAGGAGCAGTTGGAGAAAAACTAA
- a CDS encoding aromatic ring-hydroxylating dioxygenase subunit alpha, producing MSVISPHSQALSLLRTIPINLNHWYVVAQTQELGQKPLGITLWEQPIAIYRDQVGKVQAVEDRCPHRQVKLSEGRVLGNNLECAYHGWQFDAQGFCAKIPYFNDSQKLPPCRLRTYPVQEKDGFIWLYPGDLDYLATHKPQPLALPEWHHLNYIGSFAPFDCPGHFSYLIENLMDMYHGHLHDNYQAWASASLREIEVNGDRVVVDYDAQSYYKIDKIWSISQLFFPALRRLHPENLRVSYIYPHWSSRLGEDFRIYCLFCPVSPTKTKAYLVHFTSLEAFPKLHKLPIAFRSFLKNWLSGTARPLLEGLIAQDVRMIAQEQEAFEQNSERQNVEVNPALAKVQQLIRQQGLNSQP from the coding sequence ATGAGCGTTATTTCCCCCCATAGCCAAGCATTATCTCTGCTTCGTACTATCCCGATCAATTTGAACCATTGGTATGTGGTAGCCCAGACCCAGGAATTAGGGCAGAAACCCCTCGGAATTACTTTATGGGAGCAACCGATCGCCATTTATCGGGACCAGGTAGGTAAGGTGCAGGCGGTGGAAGATCGCTGTCCCCATCGTCAGGTGAAACTGAGTGAAGGTCGGGTGTTGGGCAACAACTTGGAGTGTGCTTACCACGGTTGGCAATTTGATGCCCAGGGCTTTTGCGCGAAAATTCCCTATTTTAATGATTCGCAAAAACTTCCCCCCTGCCGTTTGCGTACTTACCCTGTGCAGGAAAAAGATGGTTTTATCTGGCTTTACCCAGGGGATTTGGATTATCTCGCTACCCACAAACCTCAACCCTTGGCTTTACCAGAATGGCATCATTTGAACTACATTGGTAGTTTTGCCCCCTTTGATTGTCCCGGACATTTTTCCTATTTAATTGAAAATTTAATGGATATGTACCATGGACATTTGCATGATAATTACCAGGCTTGGGCTTCCGCTTCCCTAAGGGAAATTGAAGTCAATGGCGATCGGGTGGTGGTGGATTATGATGCCCAAAGCTATTACAAAATTGATAAAATTTGGTCTATTTCCCAGCTATTTTTTCCTGCTCTACGGCGTTTGCATCCAGAAAACTTACGGGTGAGTTATATCTATCCCCATTGGTCTTCCAGATTGGGGGAGGATTTTAGGATTTACTGTTTATTTTGTCCCGTTTCCCCCACTAAAACCAAAGCCTACTTGGTTCATTTTACTTCCTTGGAAGCCTTTCCTAAATTGCATAAATTACCCATTGCTTTCAGAAGTTTTTTAAAAAATTGGTTATCGGGAACAGCCCGGCCTTTACTAGAAGGTTTAATTGCACAAGATGTTCGCATGATTGCCCAGGAGCAGGAAGCTTTTGAGCAAAATTCTGAGCGCCAAAATGTGGAAGTAAATCCCGCCCTAGCTAAGGTACAACAATTAATCCGTCAACAGGGGTTGAATAGTCAGCCATGA
- a CDS encoding ATP-binding cassette domain-containing protein, translating to MTSLIKLIGVSTTDITGSTVLLNNISLHIDHGQTIGLQGRSGAGKSTLLRLLNRLQEVSGGNIFYDKQALSKYPIQQLRQEIVLVPQEPKLLGMTVEESLVYPLELQKVGKTECQRRRIRACDIWEIPSDWLDRNELQLSVGQRQLVTLVRAMMLSPRVLLLDEPTSALDPALAQRVLAQLKLINRENGTTMVMVNHTPEYLEDFCQRIFTLCEGELTREITLEKN from the coding sequence ATGACGTCTCTCATTAAATTAATCGGAGTCAGCACCACCGATATAACTGGATCCACTGTTTTATTAAATAATATTTCTCTCCACATTGACCATGGGCAAACTATTGGCCTCCAAGGGCGATCGGGGGCAGGAAAAAGCACCCTTTTACGGCTACTCAATCGGCTTCAGGAAGTTAGCGGAGGCAATATTTTCTATGACAAACAAGCCCTTAGTAAATATCCAATTCAGCAACTGCGACAGGAAATCGTGTTGGTTCCCCAAGAGCCAAAATTATTAGGTATGACGGTGGAAGAAAGCTTAGTTTATCCCTTGGAATTACAAAAAGTTGGTAAAACAGAATGTCAACGGCGGCGGATTCGGGCCTGTGACATTTGGGAAATCCCCAGTGATTGGCTAGACCGCAATGAGCTACAGCTTTCCGTCGGCCAACGGCAACTGGTCACCCTGGTGCGGGCAATGATGCTAAGTCCCCGGGTGCTGCTTTTGGATGAACCCACGTCTGCCCTCGATCCGGCCCTAGCTCAAAGGGTTTTAGCTCAGTTGAAATTAATCAATCGAGAAAATGGCACTACCATGGTGATGGTCAACCATACACCGGAATACCTAGAAGATTTTTGCCAACGTATTTTTACCCTTTGCGAAGGAGAATTGACACGGGAAATTACCCTAGAAAAAAATTAG